Proteins encoded in a region of the Paracoccus alcaliphilus genome:
- a CDS encoding RuBisCO large subunit C-terminal-like domain-containing protein — translation MIRATYIVETPCPIADVAAMMAGEQSAGTFVRVDGETDELRARFGAVVVSTGQIGHSQTPTLRSAWVERKGLNGPCGVFRVVIDYPEDNVGVNLPTLASVVAGNLYDLGEVTGLKLIDVAVTPGYRARYELPQVGIDGTRALSSVPDRPLFGTIIKPNIGLSPEDIADLVARLCEAGADFVKDDEIAGTHPHAPVDARIRAVMDRVRRHRDRTGKLVMVAFNITDETDAMRRHADLLAAEEGTCAMVSLNWVGLSAVQTLRRHSPLAIHGHRNGFGGMGRHPLLGMGVRAYQALYRLAGIDHLHVHGMGGKFSDLDEDVTEAARHCLTPMAAGDDRVMPVFSSGQWAGTLPHTLARIGSDDLMFLSGGGIMAHPDGPAAGLASLRQAHEAVVAGIPLEQYARTHAELAQAMTRFGAKG, via the coding sequence ATGATTCGTGCGACCTATATCGTGGAAACGCCCTGCCCCATCGCCGATGTCGCGGCGATGATGGCCGGGGAACAAAGCGCGGGCACCTTTGTCCGCGTCGATGGCGAAACGGACGAGTTGCGCGCGCGCTTTGGTGCCGTGGTCGTCAGCACCGGGCAGATTGGACATTCGCAAACCCCCACGCTGCGTTCGGCATGGGTCGAGCGGAAGGGGTTGAACGGCCCCTGTGGCGTTTTCCGTGTCGTGATCGACTATCCCGAGGACAATGTCGGCGTGAACCTGCCCACGCTGGCATCGGTCGTGGCGGGCAACCTCTATGATCTGGGCGAGGTTACGGGCCTCAAGCTGATAGATGTCGCGGTGACGCCCGGGTATCGCGCCCGGTACGAGCTGCCGCAGGTCGGGATCGACGGCACGCGCGCCCTGAGTTCGGTCCCTGACCGGCCCCTGTTCGGCACGATCATCAAACCGAATATCGGCCTCTCGCCCGAGGATATCGCCGATCTGGTCGCAAGGCTGTGCGAGGCGGGGGCCGATTTCGTGAAGGATGACGAAATCGCGGGCACCCATCCCCATGCCCCGGTGGATGCGCGTATCCGCGCCGTGATGGACCGCGTGCGCCGTCATCGCGACCGGACCGGCAAACTGGTGATGGTCGCCTTCAACATCACCGATGAAACGGATGCGATGCGCCGCCACGCCGATCTGCTGGCCGCCGAGGAAGGGACCTGCGCGATGGTTTCCCTGAACTGGGTGGGGCTTTCGGCGGTGCAGACGCTGCGCCGGCATTCGCCGCTGGCGATCCACGGGCACCGGAACGGCTTTGGCGGCATGGGCCGGCATCCGCTGCTGGGGATGGGGGTGCGGGCCTATCAGGCGCTGTATCGGCTGGCCGGGATCGACCATCTGCATGTTCATGGCATGGGCGGCAAGTTTTCCGACCTTGACGAGGACGTGACCGAAGCCGCGCGCCATTGTCTGACGCCGATGGCGGCGGGTGATGACCGGGTGATGCCGGTCTTTTCATCCGGTCAATGGGCGGGAACGCTGCCGCATACGCTGGCCCGGATCGGATCGGACGATCTGATGTTCCTGTCGGGCGGCGGGATCATGGCGCATCCCGACGGCCCGGCGGCGGGGTTGGCCTCGTTGCGTCAGGCGCATGAGGCGGTGGTCGCGGGCATCCCGCTGGAGCAATACGCGCGAACTCACGCCGAACTCGCACAGGCCATGACCCGTTTCGGCGCGAAGGGCTGA
- a CDS encoding TRAP transporter large permease has translation MTLTLLIGFAILLVIGAPIAVALGLSAGFAIFWHDLPLSVLLQRAVNSIDSSPLLAVPMFILAAGLLTATGVTRHMFDLVRMVVGRVRGGMAHVNVLLSLVFAGMSGAALADIGAMGAMQVREMVAQGYSRRFAAGLSIAAATIGPIFPPSIPLIIFATAAEVSAVKLLLAGILPAFIITAMLMAYIALIARRHNLPRDDVSPTFPAFVKLSVISFPALLTPVLLIGGLLSGMFGPTEAAGITVAYAILIGFLIYRSLTIRALVEATRDTVLATANILFVVAAAAVFAWVLTMDQIPARAGAWLLGISDNPLVLLLILNLVLLVAGMFLESIAAILIIAPIVTPALIQAGAPPEQIGVVMVLNLMIGLLTPPVGMSLYMMSIAAKMPFGEVVRGVAPFFLPLFVALVLVTLFPGLSAWLPNYLME, from the coding sequence GTGACGCTGACCCTTCTGATCGGCTTTGCCATCCTTCTGGTCATCGGCGCCCCGATCGCCGTCGCACTGGGTTTGTCGGCGGGCTTTGCGATCTTCTGGCATGACCTGCCGCTGTCTGTCCTGCTGCAACGCGCCGTCAACTCGATCGACAGCTCGCCCCTTCTGGCGGTGCCGATGTTCATTCTGGCCGCCGGGTTGCTGACCGCCACCGGCGTCACCCGCCATATGTTCGATCTGGTGCGGATGGTCGTCGGGCGCGTGCGCGGCGGCATGGCGCATGTCAACGTGCTGCTGTCGCTGGTCTTTGCCGGGATGTCGGGGGCCGCGCTGGCCGATATCGGCGCGATGGGCGCCATGCAGGTCCGCGAGATGGTGGCGCAGGGTTACAGCCGTCGCTTTGCCGCAGGGCTGTCGATTGCCGCGGCCACCATCGGTCCGATCTTCCCGCCCTCGATCCCGCTGATCATCTTTGCCACCGCGGCCGAGGTTTCCGCCGTGAAGCTGCTGCTGGCCGGTATCCTGCCCGCCTTCATCATCACCGCCATGCTGATGGCGTATATCGCGCTGATCGCCCGTCGCCATAACCTGCCGCGCGATGATGTTTCGCCGACCTTCCCGGCATTCGTGAAACTGTCGGTGATCTCTTTTCCCGCGCTGCTGACGCCGGTTCTGCTGATCGGGGGATTGCTGTCGGGGATGTTCGGCCCGACCGAGGCCGCCGGGATCACCGTGGCCTATGCGATCCTGATCGGTTTTCTGATCTATCGCAGCCTGACCATTCGCGCGCTGGTCGAGGCCACCCGGGACACCGTTCTGGCCACCGCGAACATCCTTTTTGTCGTGGCGGCGGCAGCGGTCTTTGCATGGGTGCTGACCATGGACCAGATCCCGGCAAGGGCGGGGGCATGGCTTCTTGGCATCTCGGACAATCCGCTGGTGCTGCTGCTGATCCTGAACCTTGTGCTGCTGGTGGCGGGGATGTTCCTCGAAAGCATCGCCGCCATTCTGATCATCGCCCCCATCGTGACGCCCGCGCTGATCCAGGCCGGGGCGCCGCCCGAACAGATCGGCGTGGTCATGGTGCTGAACCTGATGATCGGCCTGCTGACCCCTCCGGTCGGCATGAGCCTCTACATGATGTCGATCGCGGCCAAGATGCCCTTCGGCGAGGTCGTGCGCGGTGTGGCGCCCTTCTTTCTGCCGCTTTTCGTGGCGCTTGTTCTGGTCACCCTGTTTCCGGGCCTCAGCGCCTGGCTGCCCAACTATCTGATGGAGTAA
- a CDS encoding glycosyltransferase family 2 protein, protein MNAAAARKDGPDLSVIVPVHNAEDHLPELVGQVFALEDSGLRCQMICLDDASSDDSVAVLRDLAQRHPGLEIIERTENRGAGHARNDAWPHASGRYTIFFDADDTLHGEVLAEAISDMDADPEVDVAVFAYRYEREETASFTDMGYEDQKILEQLLQGGRMTIGSVENMARLLGFTNYPWNKLLRTGHYKRAGMRFGSTKVNNDILGHWHSLLLARSIMVCRAVNCTHIVHPQGNNLTNAFGAERLTMFDALEETYDFLEGRPDLRRRYAHHFWALANRLVRWARPRLDPALHLQFEARYADLLGRLDLGDLTRMRTKHAADLADSLVNHLTR, encoded by the coding sequence ATGAACGCGGCTGCTGCCCGGAAGGATGGCCCTGATCTCAGCGTGATCGTGCCCGTCCATAACGCCGAAGATCACTTGCCAGAACTGGTCGGGCAGGTTTTCGCGCTGGAAGATTCCGGGCTGCGTTGTCAGATGATCTGCCTTGACGACGCATCGTCGGATGACAGCGTCGCAGTCCTGCGCGATCTGGCACAGCGCCATCCCGGCCTCGAAATCATCGAGCGGACGGAGAACCGCGGGGCGGGTCACGCCCGCAACGACGCCTGGCCGCATGCCTCGGGGCGCTATACGATCTTTTTCGACGCCGACGACACGCTGCATGGCGAGGTGCTGGCCGAGGCGATCAGTGACATGGATGCCGATCCCGAGGTCGATGTGGCGGTCTTCGCCTACCGCTATGAGCGCGAAGAGACGGCAAGTTTCACCGACATGGGCTATGAGGATCAGAAGATCCTTGAACAGTTGTTGCAGGGCGGGCGGATGACGATCGGCTCGGTCGAGAACATGGCCCGGCTGCTGGGCTTCACCAACTATCCCTGGAACAAGCTGCTGCGCACCGGTCACTACAAGCGCGCGGGGATGCGGTTCGGCAGCACCAAGGTGAACAACGACATCCTTGGCCATTGGCACAGCCTGCTTCTGGCCCGGTCCATCATGGTTTGCCGGGCGGTCAACTGCACCCATATCGTGCATCCGCAGGGCAACAACCTGACCAACGCGTTTGGCGCCGAGCGCCTGACGATGTTCGATGCGCTGGAGGAAACCTACGATTTTCTGGAAGGCCGTCCCGATCTGCGCCGCCGGTACGCGCATCATTTCTGGGCGCTGGCCAATCGTCTGGTGCGTTGGGCGCGCCCGCGACTTGATCCTGCATTGCACCTGCAATTCGAGGCACGCTATGCGGATCTTCTGGGACGGCTTGATCTTGGTGATCTGACGCGGATGCGGACCAAGCATGCGGCGGACCTTGCCGATTCGCTTGTCAATCATCTGACCCGCTGA
- a CDS encoding TRAP transporter small permease encodes MSDIITPPEPAPAPRALEWISTALLTVATGLMLLIVALIVAQIAARNIWNMGLPRAEEISRLAGVLCVYLTAPVLALKGQHVAVDVFVNLLPAMPRKLCLILAELSIIAFAAMSIWGGYLYLFRAWRFRTAALGMQNIWFYAPILASLLLLIVMAAWRIRSLLKSERSAS; translated from the coding sequence ATGTCCGATATCATCACCCCGCCCGAACCAGCGCCCGCCCCCCGGGCGCTGGAATGGATCTCGACCGCCCTTCTGACCGTGGCCACCGGCCTGATGCTGCTGATCGTCGCGTTGATCGTCGCGCAAATCGCGGCGCGCAATATCTGGAACATGGGTCTGCCCCGTGCCGAAGAGATATCGCGGCTGGCCGGGGTTCTCTGCGTCTATCTGACCGCGCCGGTTCTTGCGCTGAAGGGGCAGCATGTCGCGGTTGATGTCTTCGTCAACCTGCTGCCCGCAATGCCCAGAAAGCTGTGCCTGATCCTGGCCGAGCTTTCGATCATCGCCTTCGCCGCGATGAGCATCTGGGGCGGATACCTCTATCTGTTTCGGGCATGGCGCTTTCGCACCGCCGCACTGGGGATGCAGAACATCTGGTTCTATGCCCCGATCCTGGCCAGCCTGCTGCTGCTGATCGTCATGGCGGCGTGGCGCATCCGGTCGCTGCTCAAATCCGAAAGGAGCGCGTCGTGA
- a CDS encoding LacI family DNA-binding transcriptional regulator: MDRAPPNRAGIREIARAAGVSEATVDRVLHGRPNVRRATAERVLAAAAECRYLPDAELARLARRDRLRLVVVLPGGANSYIRGLNDDLRIWSQSRDRGARIQSFLVDSMAPDDMVRCLRRLGRKADAVAFFGVDHPLVRDEANALVDAGKTVMTLISDVTGCRRQAYIGIDNLAAGRTAAFLMARAAPPEGGKIALVAATRHYRAHVERELGFQQLIGRDWPCLGFAGTVEGQDDPQINARLTAELLDRTPDLIGIYNVGGASEGIGAELRRRGRAGQVQLIGHGLSPGTRQLLAEGVMSAVLTQRSRSLMEVMVDQLHAVAAPSFLPLQFIFPTNLP; this comes from the coding sequence ATGGATCGCGCGCCACCCAACCGTGCCGGTATCCGCGAGATCGCCCGCGCGGCCGGGGTGTCCGAGGCGACGGTGGACCGGGTGCTGCATGGCCGCCCGAATGTCCGGCGCGCCACCGCCGAACGTGTTCTGGCCGCCGCCGCCGAATGTCGCTATCTGCCCGATGCAGAGTTGGCGCGGCTGGCGCGTCGCGATCGGCTGCGGCTGGTCGTGGTGCTGCCGGGGGGTGCGAATTCCTATATCCGGGGGCTGAACGACGACCTGCGGATCTGGTCGCAATCGCGCGATCGCGGCGCGCGGATCCAGAGTTTTCTTGTCGATTCGATGGCGCCCGATGACATGGTGCGTTGCCTGCGGCGTCTGGGGCGCAAGGCGGATGCGGTGGCTTTCTTTGGCGTGGATCATCCGCTGGTCCGTGACGAGGCCAATGCGCTGGTCGATGCCGGCAAGACGGTGATGACGCTGATCAGCGACGTGACCGGCTGCCGGCGGCAGGCCTATATCGGCATCGACAATCTGGCGGCCGGGCGCACGGCGGCCTTCCTGATGGCCCGCGCCGCGCCGCCCGAAGGTGGCAAGATCGCCCTTGTTGCCGCGACGCGTCATTACCGGGCCCATGTGGAACGCGAACTTGGATTTCAGCAGCTGATCGGGCGGGATTGGCCATGCCTCGGCTTTGCGGGCACGGTCGAAGGGCAGGACGATCCGCAGATCAATGCGCGGCTGACGGCGGAATTGCTGGACAGAACGCCGGATCTGATCGGGATCTATAATGTCGGCGGCGCGTCAGAGGGGATCGGGGCGGAACTGCGCCGTCGCGGACGCGCGGGTCAGGTCCAGCTGATCGGCCACGGCCTCAGCCCCGGCACGCGGCAATTGCTGGCCGAAGGGGTGATGAGCGCGGTTCTGACCCAGCGCAGCCGATCCCTGATGGAGGTGATGGTGGATCAGCTTCATGCAGTGGCGGCCCCGTCTTTTCTGCCGTTGCAGTTCATCTTTCCGACGAATCTGCCGTGA
- a CDS encoding TRAP transporter substrate-binding protein — translation MTNSIRISRRGLLIAGGAVLATPYLGKGAAAATTLRYGHMHTPNSIAGAQAEWFAEAVAEKTGGEINIQIFPNSQLGKLQELAEAVSTGSIAFSHNTAGAIGSLYAPFAAFDTPYLYRDIDHLLAVTDAGGPVMQSLNDGLIAASGTRVIYGFYFGTRHLTTNQATLKPGDLAGQRIRAIPFPIYMATVEGLGAVPVPVDWSEVPTALATGVVQGQENPLNVILTANLADVQSHLILTGHTSAAQMVMMNDDVWQGLPEAHQQAIAEASSETRARASTEMQASEATDLEALRERGMTIVDEAAGLDLDAFRDSVKTRIAGEFDSQYGEFYAEVAAIS, via the coding sequence ATGACGAATTCGATCCGCATTTCGCGGCGGGGTCTGTTGATCGCCGGTGGCGCCGTGCTGGCAACACCATATCTGGGCAAGGGCGCAGCGGCGGCAACGACCCTGCGTTATGGCCATATGCACACGCCGAATTCCATCGCAGGTGCGCAGGCGGAATGGTTTGCCGAAGCGGTAGCCGAGAAGACCGGCGGCGAGATCAATATCCAGATATTCCCCAACTCGCAGTTGGGAAAACTTCAGGAACTGGCCGAAGCGGTCTCGACCGGCTCGATCGCATTCTCGCACAATACCGCGGGGGCGATCGGTTCGCTTTATGCGCCCTTTGCCGCATTTGATACGCCCTATCTCTATCGCGATATCGATCACCTGCTGGCGGTGACCGATGCCGGCGGCCCGGTCATGCAGTCGCTGAACGACGGGCTGATCGCCGCATCCGGAACCCGGGTGATTTATGGTTTCTATTTCGGGACCCGACACCTGACCACCAATCAGGCGACCCTCAAACCCGGGGATCTTGCGGGCCAGAGGATCCGCGCCATTCCCTTCCCGATCTATATGGCGACCGTCGAGGGGCTGGGCGCCGTGCCGGTGCCCGTGGACTGGTCCGAGGTGCCGACCGCGCTGGCCACCGGCGTCGTGCAGGGACAGGAAAATCCGCTCAATGTGATCCTGACCGCCAATCTGGCGGATGTGCAGTCGCATCTGATCCTGACCGGCCATACCTCGGCTGCGCAGATGGTGATGATGAATGACGATGTCTGGCAGGGTCTGCCCGAGGCGCATCAGCAGGCCATCGCCGAAGCCTCGTCCGAGACGCGCGCCCGTGCCTCGACCGAGATGCAGGCATCCGAAGCCACCGATCTGGAGGCGTTGCGCGAACGCGGCATGACCATTGTGGACGAAGCCGCCGGGCTGGACCTTGATGCCTTCCGGGACAGCGTGAAAACCCGGATCGCGGGCGAGTTCGACAGCCAGTATGGTGAATTCTACGCCGAAGTCGCCGCGATTTCCTGA
- a CDS encoding glycosyltransferase family 2 protein: MPKMSIIVTAYNIDAYIRQSLDCVLAQTLQDIEIIVVDDGSTDGTADIIREYAQKDARIKPILFETNTIGGVATAANAGMDAATGDFIGFADGDDIYDPQMFGRLYDAAVAHSADLAMCGYQLLDVSTGQLSDPADIDRWRAYPQETALELDDTTRRAMLRFVSVPWRKIYRRDLVERINLRFPVGDYFFEDNPFHWASILGGQRIVLIPEKLCQHRVARVGQTMATVDSKLLKIFKHHDNIRDWLRHNDQEDNYGKDLLAWTANQLSWVSQRAEGPLIRELYDALRPVIDQYDQDAIEDFGGRNGRGRTFLMLKALRANDFADFTRIVNAQSQRGGQNAGPHRPGTLVSRGLYHLKYSGVRETMRMVGRYLSARTGIGPIRVGRREVQDKHRVTNEDLIAALSILQRDIRNLRAEVRAARQDSPRREGDQ; the protein is encoded by the coding sequence ATGCCCAAGATGTCGATCATCGTCACCGCCTATAATATCGACGCCTATATCCGGCAAAGTCTGGACTGTGTTCTTGCCCAGACCTTGCAGGATATCGAGATCATCGTCGTCGATGATGGCTCGACCGATGGCACAGCGGATATCATCCGCGAATATGCGCAAAAGGACGCGCGCATCAAACCGATCCTGTTCGAGACAAACACCATCGGCGGCGTGGCAACGGCGGCGAATGCCGGGATGGATGCCGCGACCGGCGATTTCATCGGCTTTGCGGATGGCGACGACATCTATGATCCGCAGATGTTCGGACGGCTTTACGATGCCGCGGTGGCACATTCCGCCGACCTGGCCATGTGCGGATATCAGTTGTTGGACGTCTCGACCGGACAACTGTCGGATCCGGCCGATATCGACCGCTGGCGCGCCTATCCGCAGGAAACCGCGCTTGAACTTGACGACACGACGCGGCGGGCGATGTTGCGCTTCGTCTCGGTTCCGTGGCGCAAGATCTATCGCCGCGATCTGGTCGAGCGGATCAATCTGCGCTTTCCGGTCGGCGATTACTTTTTCGAGGACAATCCCTTCCACTGGGCCTCGATCCTTGGCGGGCAGCGCATCGTCCTGATCCCTGAAAAGCTGTGTCAGCACCGCGTGGCGCGGGTGGGACAGACCATGGCAACCGTGGACAGCAAGTTGTTGAAGATATTCAAACATCACGACAACATCCGCGATTGGCTGCGCCATAACGACCAAGAGGATAACTATGGCAAGGACCTTCTGGCCTGGACGGCGAACCAGCTGTCATGGGTCAGCCAGCGCGCCGAAGGACCGCTGATCCGAGAGCTTTATGACGCGCTGCGCCCGGTGATCGACCAGTATGATCAGGACGCCATCGAGGATTTCGGCGGCAGAAATGGCCGGGGCCGCACCTTCCTGATGCTCAAGGCGCTGAGGGCAAATGATTTCGCGGATTTCACCCGGATCGTGAACGCGCAATCGCAGCGTGGTGGCCAAAATGCAGGACCGCACCGCCCCGGCACACTTGTTTCGCGTGGCCTCTATCACCTTAAATATTCCGGCGTCCGCGAGACGATGCGCATGGTCGGGCGCTATCTTTCTGCCAGAACCGGTATCGGTCCGATCCGCGTCGGCCGCCGGGAGGTTCAGGATAAGCATCGCGTGACGAATGAGGATCTGATCGCCGCCCTGTCCATCCTGCAACGCGATATTCGCAATCTGCGGGCAGAGGTACGGGCCGCGCGTCAGGATTCGCCGCGTCGAGAAGGTGACCAATGA
- a CDS encoding GSCFA domain-containing protein gives MGPASGETVARSQTRPARGQRQQCAKALVSSINLRDLTGKCQITWDMSACEGAGHVSRATIVKEREMNPYSALPASAFWRSAVAEPARHDIAGLWQPKFLIERTDNVVTYGSCFAQHIGRALKARKYRWLSTENPPEDVSDETASEYNYRVFSSRTANIYTATLLLQWARWSFGKAEAPDEVWLDAGRAVDPFRPRIEPDGFASADEMRRMRGVTLRAFRKSVLEARYFVFTLGLTERWINGQGGYEYPMCPGTAGGRFDPEKHQFENLDYNRIVTALEEAFDIFRAANPGLRFILTVSPVPLTATASGQHVLTATTQSKSVLRAVAGHFADRCDDVDYFPSYEIITSPVFRGAFFEPNLRSVKPKGVDFVMNSFFRDMATKFGTGEAEAAPRRQSRPKRQPLADSADDLVCEEQLLAAFGDRK, from the coding sequence ATGGGGCCGGCCAGTGGCGAAACGGTTGCGCGCTCTCAGACCCGTCCGGCGCGAGGACAGAGACAGCAATGCGCCAAAGCGCTTGTTTCATCCATAAATTTACGCGACCTTACCGGCAAATGCCAAATCACCTGGGATATGTCGGCCTGCGAGGGGGCAGGTCATGTTTCCCGCGCCACGATTGTCAAGGAGCGAGAGATGAACCCCTATTCGGCCCTTCCTGCATCCGCGTTCTGGCGAAGTGCTGTCGCCGAGCCGGCTCGGCATGACATCGCGGGGTTGTGGCAGCCCAAATTCCTGATCGAGCGGACCGACAACGTCGTGACCTATGGTTCCTGCTTCGCGCAGCATATCGGGCGCGCGTTGAAGGCGCGGAAATACCGCTGGCTCAGCACCGAAAACCCGCCCGAGGATGTGTCCGACGAGACGGCAAGCGAATACAACTATCGGGTCTTTTCCAGCCGGACGGCGAATATCTATACCGCGACGCTGTTGCTGCAATGGGCGCGCTGGTCGTTTGGCAAGGCCGAAGCCCCTGACGAGGTGTGGCTGGATGCGGGCCGCGCCGTCGATCCGTTCCGCCCCCGGATCGAACCCGACGGCTTTGCCTCGGCCGACGAGATGCGCAGGATGCGCGGCGTGACCCTGCGCGCGTTCCGCAAAAGCGTTCTGGAGGCGCGGTATTTCGTGTTTACGCTTGGCCTGACCGAAAGGTGGATCAATGGACAGGGCGGTTATGAATATCCCATGTGCCCGGGCACGGCTGGCGGACGTTTCGACCCGGAAAAGCACCAGTTCGAGAATCTTGACTACAACAGGATCGTCACGGCGCTTGAAGAGGCGTTTGACATCTTTCGCGCTGCCAATCCGGGCTTGCGGTTCATCCTGACCGTCTCTCCGGTTCCGCTGACCGCCACGGCCTCGGGGCAGCATGTCCTGACGGCGACGACGCAGTCAAAATCCGTGCTGCGTGCCGTTGCAGGACATTTCGCGGATCGCTGCGATGATGTGGATTACTTTCCGTCCTATGAAATCATCACCAGCCCGGTCTTCCGCGGAGCCTTCTTCGAGCCCAACCTGCGCAGCGTAAAGCCAAAGGGCGTCGATTTCGTCATGAACAGCTTTTTCCGGGACATGGCCACAAAGTTCGGAACGGGCGAAGCAGAAGCTGCCCCGAGGCGGCAGTCCCGGCCTAAGCGGCAGCCCTTGGCGGATAGTGCCGACGATCTGGTCTGCGAAGAGCAACTTCTGGCCGCATTCGGAGACCGGAAATGA
- a CDS encoding VOC family protein: MSHFLGPIRQLGFVVPDIEKAMQHWSEVMGVGPFFYNPRVPIEDYIFEGQSHEPHNSVALANSGYIQIELIQCRNAVPSCYKEFTDAGNWGLQHTACWSEDYDRDLAIMEERGFRVKMSGKVGEDGRFAYFDREAHPGTCIELSEVRGPKGRMFDMIRAAADGWDGQDRVRPFPDLSKI; encoded by the coding sequence ATGAGCCACTTTCTTGGCCCGATCCGCCAGCTTGGCTTCGTCGTCCCCGATATCGAGAAGGCCATGCAACACTGGTCCGAGGTAATGGGGGTCGGTCCCTTCTTCTATAACCCGCGCGTGCCGATCGAGGATTACATTTTCGAGGGCCAAAGCCATGAGCCGCACAATTCCGTCGCGCTGGCGAATTCGGGCTATATCCAGATCGAGCTGATCCAGTGCCGCAATGCCGTGCCCTCGTGCTACAAGGAATTCACCGATGCCGGGAACTGGGGGTTGCAGCACACCGCCTGCTGGAGCGAGGATTATGACCGCGATCTGGCGATCATGGAGGAACGGGGCTTCCGCGTGAAGATGTCGGGCAAGGTCGGCGAGGACGGGCGTTTCGCCTATTTCGACCGCGAGGCCCATCCCGGCACCTGCATCGAGCTGTCCGAGGTCAGGGGCCCAAAGGGCCGCATGTTCGACATGATCCGCGCCGCTGCCGACGGCTGGGATGGTCAGGATCGCGTCCGCCCCTTTCCTGACCTGTCGAAGATCTGA
- a CDS encoding four-carbon acid sugar kinase family protein: protein MAYVFVADDFTGASDTLATLARAGLKARLFRDLPCPADLEGLDAWGIATDARALGQGRITALASRLGSGLADFAPDFLHLKICSTFDSSPRTGNFILMARIMARALGIANLAIIGGQPSLGRHAVFGTLFARGPDGRTHRIDRHPVMSVHPVTPMLEADMLRHLAQLGLEGLELVPPGAAGSSFPRYYDALGQADVEAAGRDLAAANSRCLVIGSSSVAEAWLAAHDVVPASPAGPAASGDMAGGRPILAFAGSRSSLTTAQIAAAKGYDRFPITPADMLAGGPRLDEVQSRIAAQLTKGRNCIALLTADPAGPVSAADLAQASAGFVAGLVGTCHPGGLVVAGGDTSSAIVGRLAPAWLDFAGMICPGVPVLKAKLSGRCLPMALKGGQMGEIDFLDRAHAVLRGQIHA from the coding sequence GTGGCCTATGTATTTGTGGCGGATGACTTCACCGGCGCGTCCGATACGCTGGCGACATTGGCACGGGCGGGGCTGAAGGCGCGGCTGTTTCGCGACCTGCCATGTCCCGCCGATTTGGAGGGGCTGGATGCCTGGGGGATCGCAACCGATGCGCGCGCGCTTGGACAAGGGCGGATAACGGCGCTGGCCAGCCGTCTTGGCAGCGGCCTTGCGGATTTTGCGCCCGATTTCCTGCATCTCAAGATCTGCTCGACCTTCGACAGCAGCCCCCGGACGGGCAATTTCATCCTGATGGCCCGGATCATGGCCCGCGCCCTCGGCATCGCCAATCTGGCCATCATCGGCGGGCAGCCCTCGCTGGGTCGTCATGCGGTGTTCGGAACGCTTTTCGCGCGTGGCCCGGATGGCAGAACCCACCGCATCGACCGCCACCCCGTGATGTCGGTCCACCCGGTCACCCCGATGCTGGAGGCCGACATGCTGCGGCACCTTGCGCAACTGGGGCTGGAAGGGCTGGAGCTCGTGCCCCCCGGCGCTGCCGGCAGCAGCTTTCCCCGCTATTACGACGCGCTTGGTCAGGCCGATGTCGAAGCTGCCGGACGCGACCTTGCGGCGGCCAACAGCCGCTGTCTGGTGATCGGGTCATCCTCGGTGGCCGAGGCCTGGCTGGCCGCCCATGACGTCGTTCCGGCCAGCCCAGCCGGCCCGGCTGCAAGCGGCGATATGGCCGGTGGCCGCCCGATCCTTGCCTTTGCGGGCAGCCGATCATCGCTGACCACCGCGCAGATCGCCGCCGCAAAGGGTTATGACAGGTTTCCGATCACCCCGGCCGACATGCTTGCCGGAGGCCCCCGGCTGGACGAGGTCCAGAGCCGGATCGCGGCACAACTGACGAAGGGCCGGAACTGCATCGCATTGCTGACCGCCGACCCTGCCGGGCCAGTCTCTGCCGCGGATCTTGCGCAGGCCTCGGCAGGATTTGTGGCCGGGCTGGTCGGGACCTGCCATCCCGGCGGTCTGGTCGTGGCGGGTGGCGACACCTCCAGCGCCATCGTCGGGCGGCTGGCCCCGGCATGGCTGGATTTCGCGGGCATGATCTGCCCCGGCGTTCCGGTGCTGAAGGCCAAGCTGTCCGGGCGCTGCCTGCCGATGGCGCTCAAGGGCGGGCAGATGGGAGAGATCGACTTCCTTGATCGCGCCCATGCCGTGCTGCGCGGCCAGATCCACGCCTGA